Genomic DNA from Pseudorasbora parva isolate DD20220531a chromosome 17, ASM2467924v1, whole genome shotgun sequence:
AGCATTTAAGGCACAGTATGGTAGTTTTCACAAGAGACAGAACAATATGTTCATTTGCTGTCCCTTTTAATTTGTGGTGTGTAATCCAGAAGTACAAAAAGTACATACAAATCATTGACCATTGATATTCTGGTTTGTATAATTGATCTATAAGACTGCTAGAACCTTTCGTTTGCTTCTTTCGTTTCCACAGCAAGTGTTCATTTGTTATTTTCCCCTCACGTGAGCCCTAGCAAGGGCCCCATGGTGTCCAGCACCTATAGTGTCTGAAAGCCACCGCTGTGAAACCTCCCCTCCTCTAACCTTCTCTTTccccttttctctctctttctccaggGTCTTGTCATCCCTGTGGCTCTGCGGCCGGACAACATCCCACGTCCTGTTCTGCTCTCTGGTTTCTGCTTGACACAGAGCCACCACAGGACACACAGAGTCCTCTTCTTCATCactgtcctcctcctcctcatcgtcCTCCTCACGCAGCTGTGGAAATCtaactgatgatgatgatgacgatgatgatgatgaagggtGAGAGTTGGAGTATACGTCCCGTTCATACACAGACAGGGGGAGCTGGAGGTAACGTCCAGCTGCGTATAAACAGCAGCAAGCTGGGACGCACTCCTGCCCTTCCCTCCTCAGCAGACGCAGGCGTTTGCGATACGGCCCGGGCGGCGTCATGCAGGGCTGCAGGGCAGGAGGGGGGAGGGGTGTATTTGTGGCTGGAGTTTGGAGGGGACAAGGTATGGTTGTTTGACCTGATGGGAAACACCAGTCGCTCTGGAGGAGGATTTCATTTCTGAGACGCCGGAGAAGGTTGTTGATGAGCACAGAACGCCGTAAGAAGGACTCTGGGTCATCCATGAAACGCAGCTTCTCGAGAGAGAGACGTAGAATTTGAGCACGCTCCTCCAGGACTGGTGACACCTGCTGGCCCAGAAGACACCATGAGCATTCACAAGTGAGGTAAGGTCAGTTATCAAGTTAACCTATGATTCATAATGTGTTGTAAGGAGGATCAAATAAAAGCGGTGTCATACAGTAAATTTGGATCTGAAATCTGCATAAAAGgtgactgggtaaacccagcctgatctgccggcgatttgatttcacccggcaactcagtctggaaactgtacattaatttctactgcttctgttacacttttatgggaaccaatcacagactggattatccacctggcacgctactGGCGGGTTTAATACGATGACAGACAGAGaaacgatgggtcgttgcccgttgCTCACGCCACTTGTGGTCtcattggttgaaggactatccaatggCATACAGAGTTATTcgaataatgccagttgatcacacctcttgtggagTAGacaatacagagcagactcccaaGACCAATTCTCAGTTTCAAATTGAGCTttgtctggtgatagccagacaagtataaaagtttattatgagCAGAATATAATTGAAAGTGTCTGAGAAAACGTCTTAAGTATTTGTATTTTCACATAGCTTTCTAACAACCGAAGCCTGAGTTGATTCAAATAATATCAAATTAATGGTGTGtccacacttgtagttcggttctgATACATTTAGTCCTGCTTCACTaatggtgtgttcacacttggcatgtttgatctgaatataaacaaatcCTGGTGCAATTGCTCTTagtgcagttcatttgaataagtgtgaatgCTGCCATCCGGACCTTGGTGCCAACCAAACAAGCGGACAGAGACCGCTGAAAAGATGGGTTTTGGTCTACTTCTAAACgtctgtccaatcacagtggaggagggccGGGACAAAAACTACACCGACCAATCATCCCACTTGTACACCAACTAAACAACAATAATGGAGACGTTAATACtgctttttaatgcatttttatattcagtaaaaaaaaaatccataatgAGATACTAGCAACACATTACTGCCATGGATATTCTGTATCATAGCATGATACAGAAGCATAGCATATCATAGCATACCATGTTTTAGCTGGCTAAAAATGCTTTCGTGGACACAAGATAAATGAATATTTATTGCTAGTCATATGGCCAATTAGTCTCTTCAACTTTTATGCAAAATCCTGGAGCCAAACCTGAGAAAGTAGTCCAGAAGAGTCCACAGCATTCCTGGTCACGTCATTTGCATTTGTAACTCATGGGCGGGGATTATGCTAATTATGAAAGAGCGTGCATCCTATTTACGCATGTTTGGAATCCACTACACACGTTTAACTACCGAATCCGTGGTATACGAAGCATCTGGAATAGGTCAATTTCAAGTAAAGTATCAAGTAAAGGTCAATTTTACGCGCAAATTACTCGAATTTGCTCATATATTTACGaaagtttcatgaatgaggcccttTAATCGCACTAACAGCCAATCACACTAgagttaattttaattaatgccAAGTGTGAATACACCCTAAATGTTAAAGTAAAACtgaattttgttgttgttgttgctcagTGAATTTTTGCAGGCCAAATCCAATAGGAATCCACACAATCGGTAATTTCACGCCATGGTAAAAGATTTCCACATGCAGATTTTGCAACAGGTTCAAGTTGATCATGCAAATTCTCTGCGTTAACCAAAAGAAAGCtgctgcttggtttgaaagttACTTCTGTGTGACTGTTGACAACAGACTATGGATCAAAATTTGTCTAATGTGACCACACCTttacaatatatacatttttttccccaaatgtCTAAACTTTAATAACCCTTGTTTACAGCTTCTATAATAGGTGTGCAAAAGTTGTTACAGTCAAACAATTTTAAGATTTGCTAAAGTGAAATGCAGGAATATGATGTGTTGTTTATATGCAGAATTCTGCAGACTCACAGTGTGACAGTAACTCCTGAAGCTCAGTACAGGTTCTTCATCCTCCACAAACTTCCTCTTGAAATAAGAGACCCGTGACATGGCCACACGATCCATCACATGATCAGGAACTCGTCTGTAATGGGGCTCTGGAGACAAAATGGGATGGTTCATTAATAAGCTATGTCTTCTAGGTCAAAGACTGGAATGAAAATAAATTCTGGCCTGTTTTAGTGTCAAAATTGGATTTTGAGATCTCTACTTTGGAACAgaacaatggccctcatttatcaaaagtgcgtacaccaaatttccagcgtacaccttgcgtacacccaaacccacggcgactttgagatttatcaatatggacgttggcgtacggcacgctcaaatcctacgccagctcaggaggtggtgtacgcacgtttgagttagtgtgaaaatgcgcagaaaacaccacaaaacgcactgacaagatatgctatatgacccactgttaaaaaccacaacaacaacattcactgtttatttttgtgcaacatgaacgtcaatgtttaatttgtgtgactttaccaaagcgtttgatttgtaggcatatgtattcctccagtcgcgagcctgtgagctttatctgacgtttcaggcccacctggcccggcagctgcgcacggactgggactaaaataattcagactgacaaaataataaaaatgaccttcttcttttaaataataataaaatcaataaaaacgacattcttcttcttaagaataataatcataagaataagaataagaataagaataataataagaatcttacaaatcgtcatgtaattattaatgtgaatgaatggtagtactccacatcacatcatcatatcgtacaccccaatacatgtgccgtgatacgaaattaaatgctaattgtttcaaaacgtgctgtaaaataatgcattgtgatggtaatttatcatccaaacagctatttaaactgctggagtgcgcttctcaacctcctaagagtactcgtaatttgggttcatattttgtttttgtaggtgcctttaatcccactctttaaactcccaaataaaacaatttcgtttttttttctttcacgtccctggtgatggtctcgatgggcgcgtctcaatcagctcactagttcagtagtcagggcactgatcagggagtcagcccattgacttatgtcctaatcagtgccctgactagtggactagtgagatgattgagcgcgcccgatctccacgtctgAGAactttcgcttctttgccgtcttccgtgtgtccatgacgtaaaatgagggcgtgggagaggcggagacttgaatacataggggcgtgttattctaatgacgatcgttttcagccacgggatttatcaagggcaggtattgcgtacacctgaattgcagaggtgcgcacagtttcataaatcaggcggtgagaggagtgtaagcataatcttacgccaacatatacaccagtttctacgcaagattgataaatgagggcctttggccctcatttatcaaaagtgcgtacaccaaatttccagcgtacaccttgcgtacacccaaacccacggtgactttgagatttatcaatatggacgttggcgtacggcacgctcaaatcctacgccagctcaggaggtggtgtacgcacgtttgagttagtgggaaaatgcgcagaaaagcaattcctaacaccacaaaacgcactgacaagatatgctatatgacccactgttaaaaaccacaaaaacaacattcatagtttatttttgtgcaacatgaacgtcaatgtttactttttgtgactttaccaaagcgtttgatttgtaggcatatgtattctcCAGTCGcaagcctgtgcgctttatctgacgtttcaggcccgtctggcccagcagctgcgcacggactgggactaaaataattcagactgacaaaataataaaaataaccttcttcttttaaataataataaaatcaataaaaagcgacattcttcttctaaataacaagcgtcattaagaataataatcataataataaaaagaagaatcttacaaattgtcatgtaattattaatgtgaatgaatcttactccacatcacatcatcatcactattgtacaccccaatacatgtgccgtgatacgaaattaaatgctaattgtttcaaaacgtgctgtaaaataatgcattgatggtaattatcatccaaacagctttaaactgctggagtgcgcttctcaatctccacactattaacagtactcgttatttgtgtccatattttgtttttgtaggtgcctttaattccactctttaaactcccaaataaaacaatttcgggtttttttttccacttccctggtgatctcgatgggcgcacgtctcaatcatctcaataggaTCGTCagtgatcagggagtcagcccattgacttatgccctaatcagtgccctgactagtggactagagagatgattgagcgcgcccgatctccacgtcggagaagtttcgcttctttgccgtcttctgtttgtccatggcgtaaaatgagggcgtgggggaggcggagacttgaatatataggggcgtgttattctaatgacgatcgttttcagccgccgcatttatcaagggcaagtattgc
This window encodes:
- the sertad4 gene encoding SERTA domain-containing protein 4 isoform X1; translation: MALVLSMNPFCEPEAEAPPSIYQPIWESEHCSKSCVSTPSPPGGDTQGLREEPHYRRVPDHVMDRVAMSRVSYFKRKFVEDEEPVLSFRSYCHTQVSPVLEERAQILRLSLEKLRFMDDPESFLRRSVLINNLLRRLRNEILLQSDWCFPSGQTTIPCPLQTPATNTPLPPPALQPCMTPPGPYRKRLRLLRREGQECVPACCCLYAAGRYLQLPLSVYERDVYSNSHPSSSSSSSSSSVRFPQLREEDDEEEEDSDEEEDSVCPVVALCQAETREQNRTWDVVRPQSHRDDKTLEKEREKGKEKVRGGEVSQRWLSDTIGAGHHGALARAHVRGK
- the sertad4 gene encoding SERTA domain-containing protein 4 isoform X2; the encoded protein is MALVLSMNPFCEPEAEAPPSIYQPIWESEHCSKSCVSTPSPPGGDTQGLREEPHYRRVPDHVMDRVAMSRVSYFKRKFVEDEEPVLSFRSYCHTVSPVLEERAQILRLSLEKLRFMDDPESFLRRSVLINNLLRRLRNEILLQSDWCFPSGQTTIPCPLQTPATNTPLPPPALQPCMTPPGPYRKRLRLLRREGQECVPACCCLYAAGRYLQLPLSVYERDVYSNSHPSSSSSSSSSSVRFPQLREEDDEEEEDSDEEEDSVCPVVALCQAETREQNRTWDVVRPQSHRDDKTLEKEREKGKEKVRGGEVSQRWLSDTIGAGHHGALARAHVRGK